GATCCAGCGAATGTGAGGGGCCTATCCCCCTTGGACGCGTTCAAAAGGATCGAGATGGCCGGGGAGAGGGGAATGGCCCTATGGATCTCTCGAGGGGATAATTCGGGCACGCATGCCAAGGAGGTGGCGATTTGGAGGGCCGCCGGTTTTGATGTGGATAGTTTGAGGGAAAGGGCATGGTACCTTGAGTCGGGCAGCGGGATGACTGCCACCCTCAGGATGGCGGATGAGAGGGGGGCCTATACCTTGGCGGACCTCGGGACATATTTGATGAATCGGGAGAGGGGGACCATAGGCCTCGAAATAATGGTGGAGGCGGGGAGAGAGTTACTAAACGTTTACAGCGCTATGGCCACGAACCCCATGAGGGCTAAGGCCGTCAACTTCGAAGCCGCCATGGAGTTCATCGAGTTCCTCGTCTCGGAGGAGGGGCAGGGGATCTTCGAGCGGTTCGGGATCGATTCGTTTGGCAGGCCGCTCTTCCATCCCTGCGCCAAATTGCTCAAGGAGCGACGGGATCCGGAGGTGGCGAGGTGGATCGAAGGGATGGCATACTTCGATGGCGAG
This region of Candidatus Bathyarchaeia archaeon genomic DNA includes:
- a CDS encoding substrate-binding domain-containing protein, with product MRRTLIVATTTSLYETGILDRLEAEFERTHPSIDVAFISQGTGLAMKTAMRGDADAVLVHDPERELKFLREGYGVNRKIVAYNFFALVGPKWDPANVRGLSPLDAFKRIEMAGERGMALWISRGDNSGTHAKEVAIWRAAGFDVDSLRERAWYLESGSGMTATLRMADERGAYTLADLGTYLMNRERGTIGLEIMVEAGRELLNVYSAMATNPMRAKAVNFEAAMEFIEFLVSEEGQGIFERFGIDSFGRPLFHPCAKLLKERRDPEVARWIEGMAYFDGEECPPEYRYRAGGLYQAIRSIGAIGVPSFERRIEDPVR